Proteins encoded by one window of Lathyrus oleraceus cultivar Zhongwan6 chromosome 1, CAAS_Psat_ZW6_1.0, whole genome shotgun sequence:
- the LOC127074940 gene encoding protein MAINTENANCE OF MERISTEMS-like isoform X1 — protein MFVISFLKVQYNDFLYCLFLKDPKKFRQRSHPMPYPDPWCVPYIERAGFGHVMHVVNATIDAKFILALCERWRPETHTFHLPTGECTVTLEDVYMLLGLRIDGKPVTGNVQQPNQICVQMLGVDLVEGEGSAKARGQGIKLSSLQLYHDSITLTEESSEQEKVIKTRVYIMLLFGNLLFPEGTGNSINFMYLSLLGDIDRISTYSWGSAVLAFLYSSLCKNAQNEHCTFSGCAFLLQTWGWWRLPRLAPENPNDYSFPYATRFITTGLDYSLTPKNKIIFYRQLLDRLRAQDFIWRPYLGLEHQPNPEDAAVWTAKTAIMRFTTVEMHQSDRVKLQFGMHQDIPGPPMSMEPWHLKKVSHQWYAQNWKEFAKEFRKMWKDRAHYVLQFPVAPNEMKPTREYVEWYRANTNPEMIVSDPSYLDNPRMQQPYFQQQQPPQYSQQQQPPPYYQQQPPQPFYQQQPPPPYYQQQPPPPYYQQQQPQHMSTPQPNQQYIPQTQSQYHEDYQQQTQHSHHHQQSQHLPQYQSPYFHQSQHFQHDNFPSSSSPPPSPDTGIQEDYQQDYYTPQQTLHFGQPDSTLNYQRPQFEGAPSSSQFVPPRQSFEGAEGTRLSYSTEGTSTEPQRQAARGRVRARGGNREAPPPREPSRRVTRPPPCGSYKGPHHM, from the exons atgtttgtaattagttttttaaaagtccaatataatgattttttatattgtttgtttttaaaggatcccaagaaatttcgtcaacgttcacacccaatgccttatccagacccatggtgcgtaccttacatagagcgtgcgggtttcggtcatgtaatgcatgtcgtaaatgccaccattgatgccaaattcattttggctctgtgtgaacgttggagacctgagacacacacctttcacctaccaactggtgaatgtaccgtcacattagaggacgtgtacatgcttttaggtcttagaatagatggtaagcctgtgaccggaaatgttcaacagcctaaccaaatatgtgttcaaatgttgggggtagatctggtcgagggtgaggggtctgccaaagcaaggggtcagggtattaaattatctagcctacaattgtaccacgactccataactttgactgaggaatcctccgaacaagaaaaagtcataaaaacccgggtttacattatgctattgtttgggaacttgctatttcccgaagggacgggaaatagcataaattttatgtacttgagtttgctcggggacattgatagaataagcacatatagttggggttctgcagtattagcattcctatatagctctttgtgtaaaaatgcacaaaatgagcactgtacattttctggatgtgcttttttgcttcaaacatgggggtggtggagattgccgaggctagccccagaaaatcctaatgactactccttcccctacgcaactag gttcattacaaccggactggattacagtcttacccccaaaaataaaattatattttatcgtcaactgttggatcgtctccgagcacaggat tttatttggaggccatatttgggattggaacatcaacccaaccccgaagatgcagctgtttggacagcaaaaacggccataatgcggttcaccactgtggagatgcaccaaagtgaccgtgtcaagcttcaattcggaatgcatcaagacatcccaggccccccaatgtccatggaaccttggcatctaaaaaaagtcagccaccagtggtatgcccaaaattggaaggaatttgctaaggagtttcgaaaaatgtggaaagaccgtgcccactatgttctacaatttccggtggcgcccaacgaaatgaagccgacaagggaatatgtggaatggtatagagcaaataccaatccagaaatgattgtgtctgacccgtcCTATTTGGACAATCCCCGGATGCAAcagccatatttccaacaacaacaaccaccacagtattcccaacaacaacaaccaccaccttattaccaacaacaaccaccacaaccattttaccaacaacaaccaccaccaccttattaccaacaacaaccaccaccaccatattaccaacaacaacaaccacaacacatgtccaccccccaaccaaatcaacaatacataccacaaactcaatcccaataccatgaagactaccaacaacaaactcaacattcccaccaccatcaacagtcccaacacctaccacaatatcaatccccctacttccaccaatcccaacacttccaaCACGACAATTTCCcaagctcttccagtcctccacctagccccgacacgggtatacaagaggactaccaacaggactactacacaccacaacaaacattgcactttggccaacccgattcaaccctaaactaccaaagaccacaattcgagggcgcacccagcagtagccagtttgtcccaccgagacaaagcttcgagggcgcagaggggacccgtctttcctacagcactgaagggacttcgaccgAACCACAACGGCAAGCGGCAAGGGGGCGTGTTAGggcaaggggtggtaatagggaagcaccaccaccacgtgaaccgtctaggcgagtaactagacctcccccgtgcggatcgtacaagggaccgcatcatatgtga
- the LOC127074940 gene encoding protein MAINTENANCE OF MERISTEMS-like isoform X2, which produces MSLLTMGQEHRGTRANIASFDPKKFRQRSHPMPYPDPWCVPYIERAGFGHVMHVVNATIDAKFILALCERWRPETHTFHLPTGECTVTLEDVYMLLGLRIDGKPVTGNVQQPNQICVQMLGVDLVEGEGSAKARGQGIKLSSLQLYHDSITLTEESSEQEKVIKTRVYIMLLFGNLLFPEGTGNSINFMYLSLLGDIDRISTYSWGSAVLAFLYSSLCKNAQNEHCTFSGCAFLLQTWGWWRLPRLAPENPNDYSFPYATRFITTGLDYSLTPKNKIIFYRQLLDRLRAQDFIWRPYLGLEHQPNPEDAAVWTAKTAIMRFTTVEMHQSDRVKLQFGMHQDIPGPPMSMEPWHLKKVSHQWYAQNWKEFAKEFRKMWKDRAHYVLQFPVAPNEMKPTREYVEWYRANTNPEMIVSDPSYLDNPRMQQPYFQQQQPPQYSQQQQPPPYYQQQPPQPFYQQQPPPPYYQQQPPPPYYQQQQPQHMSTPQPNQQYIPQTQSQYHEDYQQQTQHSHHHQQSQHLPQYQSPYFHQSQHFQHDNFPSSSSPPPSPDTGIQEDYQQDYYTPQQTLHFGQPDSTLNYQRPQFEGAPSSSQFVPPRQSFEGAEGTRLSYSTEGTSTEPQRQAARGRVRARGGNREAPPPREPSRRVTRPPPCGSYKGPHHM; this is translated from the exons atgtcgcttcttaccatgggccaagaacacagaggaactagggcaaacattgcctcattc gatcccaagaaatttcgtcaacgttcacacccaatgccttatccagacccatggtgcgtaccttacatagagcgtgcgggtttcggtcatgtaatgcatgtcgtaaatgccaccattgatgccaaattcattttggctctgtgtgaacgttggagacctgagacacacacctttcacctaccaactggtgaatgtaccgtcacattagaggacgtgtacatgcttttaggtcttagaatagatggtaagcctgtgaccggaaatgttcaacagcctaaccaaatatgtgttcaaatgttgggggtagatctggtcgagggtgaggggtctgccaaagcaaggggtcagggtattaaattatctagcctacaattgtaccacgactccataactttgactgaggaatcctccgaacaagaaaaagtcataaaaacccgggtttacattatgctattgtttgggaacttgctatttcccgaagggacgggaaatagcataaattttatgtacttgagtttgctcggggacattgatagaataagcacatatagttggggttctgcagtattagcattcctatatagctctttgtgtaaaaatgcacaaaatgagcactgtacattttctggatgtgcttttttgcttcaaacatgggggtggtggagattgccgaggctagccccagaaaatcctaatgactactccttcccctacgcaactag gttcattacaaccggactggattacagtcttacccccaaaaataaaattatattttatcgtcaactgttggatcgtctccgagcacaggat tttatttggaggccatatttgggattggaacatcaacccaaccccgaagatgcagctgtttggacagcaaaaacggccataatgcggttcaccactgtggagatgcaccaaagtgaccgtgtcaagcttcaattcggaatgcatcaagacatcccaggccccccaatgtccatggaaccttggcatctaaaaaaagtcagccaccagtggtatgcccaaaattggaaggaatttgctaaggagtttcgaaaaatgtggaaagaccgtgcccactatgttctacaatttccggtggcgcccaacgaaatgaagccgacaagggaatatgtggaatggtatagagcaaataccaatccagaaatgattgtgtctgacccgtcCTATTTGGACAATCCCCGGATGCAAcagccatatttccaacaacaacaaccaccacagtattcccaacaacaacaaccaccaccttattaccaacaacaaccaccacaaccattttaccaacaacaaccaccaccaccttattaccaacaacaaccaccaccaccatattaccaacaacaacaaccacaacacatgtccaccccccaaccaaatcaacaatacataccacaaactcaatcccaataccatgaagactaccaacaacaaactcaacattcccaccaccatcaacagtcccaacacctaccacaatatcaatccccctacttccaccaatcccaacacttccaaCACGACAATTTCCcaagctcttccagtcctccacctagccccgacacgggtatacaagaggactaccaacaggactactacacaccacaacaaacattgcactttggccaacccgattcaaccctaaactaccaaagaccacaattcgagggcgcacccagcagtagccagtttgtcccaccgagacaaagcttcgagggcgcagaggggacccgtctttcctacagcactgaagggacttcgaccgAACCACAACGGCAAGCGGCAAGGGGGCGTGTTAGggcaaggggtggtaatagggaagcaccaccaccacgtgaaccgtctaggcgagtaactagacctcccccgtgcggatcgtacaagggaccgcatcatatgtga